In Bacillus horti, a single window of DNA contains:
- a CDS encoding ribonuclease H-like YkuK family protein — MNIHSPTFGPISLSEASAQIQSFIQEDPEASYKVIIGTDSQTTKKHTLFVSALIIRRVGKGARFFYTKQRHKAMPNLRHRIYKETELSLAFIDSLKKEGVFQLLASWPLEVHLDIGQEGETRVLIQEVVGWVTAVGYQAIIKPFSFGASSVADRFTS, encoded by the coding sequence CTCTTAGTGAAGCGTCTGCCCAGATTCAATCATTTATTCAAGAAGATCCCGAAGCAAGCTATAAAGTCATCATAGGTACAGATTCACAAACAACAAAAAAACATACTCTATTCGTCTCGGCATTAATTATTAGACGTGTAGGTAAAGGAGCACGCTTCTTTTACACAAAGCAAAGGCATAAAGCGATGCCAAATCTAAGACATCGCATTTACAAAGAAACAGAGCTTAGCCTAGCTTTTATTGACAGCCTGAAAAAAGAAGGTGTTTTCCAGCTTCTAGCTTCATGGCCTTTAGAGGTACATCTTGATATCGGTCAAGAAGGAGAAACTAGAGTGCTTATTCAAGAGGTTGTAGGCTGGGTGACTGCCGTTGGTTACCAGGCTATTATAAAGCCTTTTTCCTTTGGTGCTAGCTCCGTTGCTGATCGGTTTACGTCATAG